The Microcoleus sp. FACHB-672 region CCCAATTCCCAATGACACATTGGTTACTAGAATTTGACGGCGTACATTACAGCTATCCAGCCAGCCAGCAGCCGGCACTCAACGGCTTGACATTACGTGTGCCGGCGGGAAAAAAAAGCGCCTTGATTGGTCATAATGGTTGTGGCAAATCCACCCTCCTATTCCTAGCTGATGGCTTGCATCAACCTCAACAAGGAATGTTGCGATGGCACGGTAAGCCAATGCGCTATGATCGGCACTCCCTGATTCAGCTTAGACAAAAAGTGGGGCTAGTGTTTCAAGATCCAGAGCAACAGCTTGTAGCTCCCACTGTCGAGGAAGATATTTCTTATGGCTTATGTAATTTAGGATTATCCGCCGCTGAAATTAGCTGGCGAGTTGACGGCGCTTTAGCCGATTTTGGCTTAACTGAATTGGCTACCAGACCTGTACATCATCTCAGTTTGGGGCAAAAGAAACGAGTTGCCCTTGCCGGCGTGATGGTGTTACAGCCTGAACTATTATTACTAGATGAACCGACCGCTTATTTAGATCCGTTGCAGACACGTCAGTTGATGGCTAAACTCGAACAAATTCATGCTGCCGGCACCACTCAGTTAATGGCAACGCACGATTTAAATTTAGCTTATCAATGGGCCGATTGGATTTTTGTTATTCACCAAGGACGCCTGATCACTGAAGGCGACGCAGTAGCTGTGTTTTCTCAGCGTCATCTGTTGCAGGATTTACAGCTAGGTGTTCCTTTGCTTTGGGAAGTTTGGGAGACGATACTTGAGCAAATGCCGCTGGCAGCAGGGATGCAACACCCCAAAACTGTTGATGAGTTGCGCGAGCAATTACTCTTAAAAATGCCTTTACGAGAATAATCTCCGGCGCTATAAATATCTCCCAAGACTTTCACTTTTAAGCACTTTTACTGAGCTTCCGGCATGATGTGGCGCGGCTGCTTTTGTTTGGCTTTTGATAGTTGCTCTAGATAAGCCACAGGCACCACAAGAGGCCACAAAACACTCGCCATGACCAAAGTCGCTAAGGAAAGCTGCTTTTCTTCTTCCGATAATTTGCCGGCTTCCCGCTTGAAGAATTGCAGCCAGCTCGTGAAAAAGCAGGGAGCGCTAACCAAGTAAACCAATCCAAATGAGCCTAATAGTAGTGTGGCCATCGTTCTTTTTCCTTAAATTGGGTAACAGTTCAACCGGCTGCTAACCTTGGCCTAACTTATGAGCACGTGCCTTTAAGTCATCTTCCTAGAGGTAGATTTGCCAGTTGTGGCTTTGTTCTACTTTAAACCTACTTTTGTCCAGTTTTGTTGTTCTTTATACAAACTTTACCGAAATTTCACAAAAGTTTTATTCTTGTCAACGGCAAATATACTGAAAATTTACCAGCCGTTGAGTTTGTCCCTCTATCTTAAGTCGTAGTACCTACGACAGAGCAATTCTTGCCAGAAGCGGCAAAAAAAAATTAATACTTAATTTGCATAAAGCCAGACAACCCGGATTAAGCCAATCAGAAAATAAAGGTTAATCGGCAGCATTTATAGGGATGAATACTTACTAAATCCTTAGAAGTAACAAGCAAACTAGATGCAAAACTAAAGTTGATAGCGAGTGGCGGTGGCTGCCGGCAATCAGGGGGATATGTAGGTGGCGCAACAGTCGCGATAAAACTGGAATGCAGAGGGAAAGACATTTGTAGAGATCCAGAGCCAAAGGGCCGGCCTCAACACTTACGAAGTGTGTATCCGTAAAGATTCCTGCAGTTGCTTTAAAGTTCTTAAAATTTCTGATACAAGTGAAAAGTATATCTAATGGAGAATGAGCAATGGCTGCGGCTCAGCCAGAAATTGATATCGCGCCCTTTATTGATCACGCCTTGCTGAACCCAACAGCAACGCCGATGATGCTTCAGAAGTGCTGCGAAGAGGCAGATCGCTTTCAGTTCGCGACGGTGTGCGTATATCCCACCTACGTGCGTCAAGCCGCAACTCTCCTACACGGCAAACAACCGCGAGTGTGTGCGGTGATTGGCTTTCCTACCGGCGCAACAACATCGGCAGTGAAACTGTACGAAGCCCAAGAAGCCGTAGAGAATGGTGCGACTGAACTGGATGTGGTGATTAACTTAGGTTGGTTGAAAGCCGGTAAAACCGACGAACTGCACCGGGAGATTGCCGAAATTTGTGACGAAACAGGGAAAAGCGTCAAAGCGATCTTGGAAACGGCATTACTCACAGATGAGGAAAAAATTACGGCGGCTGAACTTTGTATGGATGCCGGTGTGGATTTCCTCAAAACCAGCACAGGTGTTTATGGGGGGGCAACTGTGGAAGATATCCGCTTGCTCAAGGAGTTCAGCAAAGGACAGGCCGGAATCAAAGCATCGGGGGGAATCCGTACTTATCAGCAAGCCGTGGAGTTAATTTTAGCCGGCGCAACCCGTCTAGGCACCTCTCGCGGACCCGAATTAATTCGCTTACGCGATAACCTGGAAGAGAAGCGTGAAGAAACATGAACAGACTAGGGACTAGGGACTAGAAGGACAAATTTGCCCAATACCCCATTCCCAATGCCCCATTCCCAATGCCCCATCCCCTAAATACTAAAAATGGGTCAAACTTACAAAGCGACTGGAATTAACCTAAAAGGCTCACCAATGGGCGAGTCTGATCGGCTCTTGACGATTTTGACGCGGGAGTTTGGTTTAATTCGCGCAGTCGTACCGGGGGCGAGAAAGCCAAACTCGCAGATGGGGGGGCGCGGTGGCTTGTTTGTTGTTAACGAATTGCTGATTCAAAAGGGGCGCTCGCTTGATAAAATTGCCCAAGCAGAAACTTTAGAATCTTATCCGGGTTTAAGTCGGGATCTGGGAAAACTTGCGGCTGGGCAGTATTTGGCTGAAGTGGTACTTTGTCAAGCTTTGAGCGAACAACCGCAGGAAGAACTTTTTTGCTTGCTAAACGAGCATTTAAGTCGAATTGAGCAGTTACCCAACGCAGGCGAGGGTGCAATGTCTGTGCCGGTGCTAGCCCACCTAACTCACGGTGTTTATCACCTTTTGGCTTTAGCCGGCATTGCGCCTCAAGTTCAATCCTGCTCTATCACCCAGCACCAGCTCATCCCAGATTTTACCGCGCCAGACTGGCGAGTTGGGTTTAGTATCGCTGCCGGCGGAACCGTGAGTTTACCAGAGAAACGCCGGTTGGAGGGGCCAGGTTCAGGGCCGGTAATTGAACTGCAACGATCCGCTTCTAAAACCACAAAATTCGACATAAGTCAAGCTGGATTTAAAGCCGGCATAGAAACGCGACCTGAAAAGATTTCAGCCTTAAAAAGCATTGCCATCGGCAACAAAGTGGCTGAGACTACTAACAACAGCTACCGCACACTCATCCATCCCGAAAGACCCGTAAAAATCGATACCCAGCTTAATGCCGTCGAACTGGCATTGCTTCAGCAGCTAGCGGAACCTCAGATACTTTGGCCCCAGGCCGGTTTATCTCATTTACCTACCCAGAACACAGAGACAGCTTGGGTCGCAGTTGAACGCATTTTGCGTCAGTACGCTCAGTCTCAATTTGATCGCTCGATCCGCTCGGCTGCTTTAATAGATTCCTATTTTGCCTCCCTGCCCATTTCCCCGTGAGCCATGATGCGACTGTCTGATTCTGATTTTAAAATACAGCATTCACCCCTAAAACACGCTAACCAGCCAGCCAACGAAGTGAGCCAACCTCGCCCAAATGGCAATGGTAGTAATCAAATACCTTATCACCGCCCAAACGCTGATCGCTCAAACGGCAGCAAAGAGTCGGCTACCCACAGGCTTGATAAAATGCCTGTACCCGAGACTCCCGCGCAAAAAACAGGCGAACCGGCAAATGGGCATGGGGCAACCGATGAGCCAGAGAACACCGAAGCAGCCCCCCAGACGCTCTCCCCCTCCACCCCAGAACCCATCGAACCGGCGCAAACAGACCAGAGAGGATTTAGGCCGATTCTGAGAAATCGCAACTTTGTAACGATGTGGAGTGGCCAGATATTTTCTCAACTGGCGGATAAGGTGTATTTAGTGCTGATGATTGCGCTGATCGCCAGTAAGTTTCAGGCATCTGGACAAACGATCAGTTCCTGGGTTTCAGCGATTATGATCGCCTTTACCATTCCAGCCGTGCTGTTGGGTTCTCTAGCCGGCGCGTTTGTGGATCGGTGGCCCAAAAAAATAGTGATGGTGATCACGAATTTACTGCGCGGCGCGATTGTTTTGGCGTTGCCGGTGCAGTTGTGGGTAGTTCAGGATTGGGCACCTGTGGCGGGACTGCCGGTGGGATTCTGCATTTTATTAGCCGCAACATTCTTGGTTTCAACGCTGACGCAATTTTTTGCGCCGGCAGAACAAGCAGCCTTGCCTTTGATCGTAGAACGCGGCCAGCTTTTAGTGGCAAATTCACTCTACACCACAACAATGATGGCCTCGGTCATTATTGGGTTTGCCGTGGGAGAACCGTTGCTGGCGTTGGCAGACACCTTATTCGGTCACTGGGAGATTGGGAAAGAACTGGTAGTAGGAGGTAGCTATTGCATCGCTGGTTTGCTGCTAGTTACCCTCAAAACCGGCGAAAAGTCAATGCCGGCAGATCATGAAGCCCCCCATGTTTGGGAAGATATACGAGATGGTCTGCGCTACTTGCGGGAAAACCGACGCGTCCGCAACGCCATGATTCAATTAGTTATTCTCTTCTCAATCTTTGCCGCCTTAGCCGTTTTGGCCGTTCGTTTAGCTGAATTGATCCCCGCAATGAAAGCCTCTCAGTTTGGCTTTTTACTCGCTGCCGGTGGGCTAGGCATGGGTGCCGGTGCCGCAATTCTCGGTCACAAAGGCCAGCGCTTTTCCCACGCTCAACTGAGTTTAGTTGGTTCAATGGGCATGGCAGCCTCTCTCGCCGGTCTATCCGTATTCACACAACAGCTATGGCCGGCATTATTGCTGATTACCACCTTAGGCGGATTTGCAGCCGTGGTCGGCGTTCCCATGCAAACCACCATTCAGGCAGAAACTCCCGAAGAAATGCGGGGCAAAGTATTCGGCCTACAGAATAACGGGATTAATATCGCCCTTACCTTACCCTTAGCGTTAGCCGGTGTTGCCGAAACTTTCTTCGGATTAAAAGTCGTTTTTCTAGGCTTAGCCGCATTAGCCCTCGCCGGAGGCGTCTTAACCTGGTATATTTCCCGTAAATAGCTGTCATGGTTGAGTAAACTTCTTGCAAAAACCCTTAATCGCATCAAACTCATTCACCTGATCTGCCTATCCCTAAAGGCAGACGCCGGCTAACACCTGCTTATACCTAACGGCACATTAAGGCTATCATCTGCGTTTATCTGTGGTTAAAAAAACAACCTTTGCAAGAAGTTCAAGTGTTCACGGTTAATTGTTCGCGCCTGAATGCGATAAACAATAAACCTTGAAGTATCAACACGGCTCACCGGCAGCCCATTGGGCAACAAACAAATAAACAATGCACATCGCTTGGCTTGGAAAAAAATCACCATTTTGTGGCAATGTCACCTACTCCCGCGAGGTCACAAATGCGCTGCTAGACCGGGGATACGAAGTGAGCTTCCTCCACTTTGCCCAAGAAGCCTTCGACCCGGATAACTTTTTTCCTTACCTGTGGGCCGGTCAGTTCGGCAGTACCGCCCGCACGGCTTTAAAAAAATCAAAAATTGCTCCAATCGTTGCAGAAGCGAACACCGGCCCTGTCGCCTGTGAAGTTTCTCTGCCTTGCCTCTATAAATCCACGATTTACACAATTCCCACCTTAAAATCGAGCAAGGTGTTGAGCGACTCGCTGCGGAAGCTCAAACCTGACTTGGTTCATGCGTCTTTGACGCTGTCTCCCCTCGATTTTATGCTGCCAGAAATCTGTGAGGAACTGAATTTGCCGTTAGTGGCAACGTTCCACCCGCCGTTTGATGGCAAGTTGCGGAATTTGACTTCAGGAACGCAGCAGTTGATGTATCAGTTGTATGCGCCGTTTTTGGCCAATTATGACCGCACAATTGTTTTTTCCCAACTACAGCGAGATGTGCTGATGCGCTTGGGGGTTCCAGAATCGCGGCTGGCAGTGATTCCAAATGGAGTAGATGTCCAGAAGTATTCGCCTGGGCCTTCGCAGTTAAAGGCTCGATTGGGTGCAAAGCGGATTTTTGTCTATCAAGGCCGCGTTGCCTTGGAAAAGAATGTAGAGGCGCTGCTGAAGGCGTGGAAGCGGTCTGACATGGGTGCTGATAGCCGGCTCGTGGTTGTCGGCGATGGGCCGATGGCAGCCTCGCTGATGCAGTTTTACGGGGAAGATTACGGCATCACTTGGCTGGGATTTATTGGGGATGAGCAGCGGCGGATCGAAATCCTGCGAGGGGCGGATGTATTTATTTTACCTTCCTTAGTTGAGGGGCTTTCCCTGTCGCTGTTGGAGGCGATGGCGTGCGGGTTGGCGTGTTTAGCCACGGATGCGGGGGCGGATGGGGAAGTGCTGGATGGGGGTGCCGGCGTGGTTTTGAGAACCCAAGGGGTGACGGGACAACTGCGAACCTTGCTGCCGGTGTTTGAACAGCAGCCGGAGTTTACTACGATGCTGGGGCAAAAAGCGCGTCAGCGAGTGTTGGAACGTTACACGCTCAGCAGCAATATCTCGCAAGTGGAGAAGCTTTATACTGAGGTCTTGCAGCAACACCGGCAGGTGCCTTTAAGAGTTAGTAGCAGTCAGCCAAGATTTATGAATCCGTTTTAAAGCCTTGGTGAATGAAATTTGTGCCGGCACCTGCAAATTTGGGGTGCCGGTTTTACAGTTATGCCGGCTTACTGTTATAGCACTACGCAAAAACATTAAAACATTGCTTGAAGGCTGCATCTACACATTCCCTGACTGTTTTAAATTCCTTCAGTCTCTGTTTCATCCAAGTTTTTAAGACAGCCCACCAACTTTCTATTTTGTTTAAATCCGGTGAATAGGGCGGTAAATACCCTATCTCGCATCCCGCTGAAGAAGGGCTATAAGCATAGGGATAGTTTTCTCGCTCATCAAATCCTGTTTCATCGACATCGACTAATTTTTATTGAGCGACTTCTTCTGTTCTTGTTATGAGTAGAAAAATTTAAAGATTTGCTATACCTAAATTTTTTAAAGCATACATAACTGCGCCAAGTCGGGTTTGAACATTAAATTTTTTATAAATATTCTCCATGTGTTTCTTGACAGTCCGATCACTCATCTCCAATCGTTTGGCGATTTGTTGGGTACTTTGATCTTTGGCAACCCAAAACAATACTTCAGCTTCTCGTTTGGTTAATCCCAGTATTTGTAGTGCTTCAATTGAAAACTGATTGGGTTGATCTTCTTCAAGTAAAAGATAAAACTGTTCCATTTCAATGTTACAGCCAAAACGTATTTTCAATCGTTGTCCATTCAGTTCTAAAGTAATTGGACGAATTGAAGAAATATCATTTAGTGATTGAAGAAATATAAATATTTGTTGATTAACCCAACGTTGTACAAAATCGGGTAAGGTCACTTGAACACAAGATAGTGAAAAGTAACGATGTAAAATTTCTTCTGCTTTTTGAGTTGCCCATTTCACTTTGCCATCTATAGATAGGGAAATTAGTGCTGCTTGTTCAATAGCTTTTTGCTGTTTAGCAAGCAGATGATGCAAATGGTTGAAAGTGACAACGTTTTCATAAGCTTGTTTCAAGTGAGGGCGAATCAAATTTAGGATTAGGTGATCGTGTTCTGTAAAGCTTCGACGATTACGGCTGGCTGATAGGGCTAAGTGTTCCTGTCTTTTGTGGAATGGAGCAATGTCTGATCCACTCTTCAATCTAGACGGAAGTTCAAAGTGGATTAGCAGTTGATCTTCCAGACCTAAGTGTTGAAAAAAATCTGAGTATAAAGGTTCCTGCCGGTGAAATTCTAATTCACTGAGAAAATCTGAAATTGCTAGTGCCTGTCCATCATTTGTTTGGACATAATGATAGGAAGCTGGATGAGCGAAAAAATTTTGACGGTTTGCTGTGAATGATTCAGCTACTATGCCTATCTCGGGATTTGGGAATGTGCGGATACGCGGCAGAATTGTATCGTCTGTACTGAAACTAGCTGCCCCAAATAATTCTGCACCGATCAACTTTGGCAAGGCTGTAAGTATTTGCCCTGGAAATTCATCTAGGTTACAGGGACTATAAATTGCTAATAAAAACTTGTGCAGATACTGCCAATCAATACTTGTCAGGGTTTCCATAGATTGTGGAGGGACAGGGACTGCTTAACAATTAACTACGGCGATCACCGTATTGTATCCCTTAAAGGAAAATGGCACGCTAATACATACTCTTTTTTGTAAATTACTAAACACCAAGGCAGTGGCTGCATCTCAGTTAATTCAACAACAATGCTAATTTGGAGTAATTGATATGGCTACAATCATCGGAACCTCTGGAAACGACAATCTCTCTGGAACGGCTGGTAATGACAGCATCGTTGGGTTAGCTGGCAATGACATCATCAATGGGTTAGCCGGCATCGATACGATGGTAGGAGGTCAAGGTAACGACATTTACTATGTAGACAGCACCTATGATGTGATTACCGAAGGCGTTTATGCCGGCACAGATAATGTCTATGCCGATGCCAGCTATCGCCTAAGCGCAGAAAGCAGCGTGGAAAACCTTTTCCTGCGAGGCAGCGCTTATTATGGCTACGGCAACGGACTTGACAACTATATCGCCGGTAATGTCGGCAACAACTACCTCTCGGGTGGCGCTGGCAACGACACCATCAATGGGGTTGCCGGCAACGATACGATGGTCGGCAGCACAGGTAACGACATTTACTATGTAGACAGCGCCGATGATGTGGTTACTGAAGGGGTGGGTACTGGCATAGATAGCGTTTATACCTCTGTCAGCTACGGTTTCAGTGCCCTTTTTGGAGGTGTCAGCGATCATCCAAGTGCCCACGTGGAAAACCTTTACCTCCAAGGCAGTGCTTATTTCGGCCTTGGCAACGCACTTAATAACTCTATCGGAGGCAATGCCGGCAATAACCTGATCTGGGGCGGTGCTGGCAACGACGTCATCAATGGTGCTGTCGGCAACGATACAATGGAAGGTGACGTAGGTAACGACACCTACTATGTAGACAACTCCAGTGATGTGGTTACTGAAGGGGTGGGTGCCGGCACAGATACCGTTTATGCCTCTGCCAACTACACTTTAAGTGCCAACGTCGAAAACCTCTACCTCCAAGGCAGTGCTTATTACGGCGCTGGCAACGAACTTAATAACTCTATCGTAGGCAATGCCGGCAATAACTACCTCTGGGGCGCTGCAGGAAATGACAACATCAATGGCGGTGCCGGCAACGATACGAATATTGGTGGGGACGGCAATGACACAATTAGAGGCAGCGCCGGCAGCGATGTCTTGACTGGAAGTGCCGGTGCAGATTACTTTACCTTCAACTCTGCCGGTGAAGGTATTGATACCATTAACGACTTTAGCTGGCAACAAGGAGATAAAATTGTGCTTTCATCTAGTGGGTTTAGCAGCTTACAAACTCCAGGTGGATCTCTGGCTCCCTCAGAGTTCGGCACTCGCATCCTCTACAACTCATCAACCGGCGCACTGTCTTTTGACCGAGATGGGACAGGGACAGTATACGGGTCAGTTCAAATCGCTACCCTATCAACCAGGCCAATTTTAATTAGCAGTGACTTCCAGGTTATTGCCTAGAATCGTTAGCCTTTTGCTAAAAGACCAAAGCAATTAATTTTATAACTTCAGCTCCTTTGACAGCTCAAAACTCTCAGAGGAGTTTTTCTTAAACAAAATTTAAAGCAAGTAGATAACTATAGCATTACGCGTTAAGGTTAGGACAGTAAAAGAATAGAAAAGAAAGTTACAACTCACCCAAAATAGAAAATTGGTGAACTGTGTTAAAAACTTGGATAAAATAGAGACTGAAGGAATTTGAAACAGTCAGGGAATCTGTAGATGCAGCCTTCAAGCAATATTTTAATGTTTTTGCGTAGTGTTATAAAAATTCAAACAACTAAAAACCCAGGATAGTTTCAGCAGATAAATGCATCACAGAATTGGGAAACCGGCCTTTGAGTGCCGGCAGCACAGGACAGGGTTTTTTATCTTCTAAATTATTCGGTTTATTCCAGGTAAAAGGTGCTTTTTGAGCCACAGACATCCACAGCAACCGCTTCGCGCGCGTCATCGCCACATAAAGTAAACGAAACTCTTCTGCTGTTTTTAAATAACCAGCTTGTTCCCAAGCATTACCGACATCTGGGATAGGTTTCTTATGTAAGCCGGCACGAATTTTCGCCCTAGCAACTTCTGCTAATGTAAACTCTCCGAGAAACTGCACTTGAGGCGGCACCCACAACCGGCCTGGAATTGTTTGTTCGTGCAAAAATGGTAGAAAAACGTAATCCCAATCTAACCCTTTTGCCTTGTGCATGGTGATAATTGTCAGCTTGCCGGCTTGCGTATAAAGTGACTCATTATCATCTGTTTCCACCCCCTCAAATCGCTCAGAACTAACAATATCACTCAAAACTGTCAGCACAGAACTCATGGAACTATTTCCCGCATTTTGTTGAGCCACTCTTTCTGCTAATTTATCCGCTGTTGCTAACTCCGCTTGGTTGTAGTTCAGTGCCAAAGCCAGAAATGAAATTAAATTATAAATCGGTAATTCCATCCGAGCGCGAAGTAAACTGCAACAGTAACGACGTGCTTGCTCAACCGGCTGCGGTTGCGGTTGTGGATCGAGAGGGCCGGGATAGAGGAATTGTTCGGGTAAACTTGCTAAAGTATTAAGGTCTTGAGTGGGAATTAGCCGGCGTTCTACCAATACCGTTAGTGCTGCTTTTAAGTAATCTGGAGAATGAGGCCGGTCAAGGAATTGCAGCATTGCTAAAATTTGAGCCGGCACATGAGAACGCCGTTCCTGTTGCACCACATCATAAACATCAATCTTGTCTTTATATTGGCGGTTGAGTTCGTTGCCTAACCATTCGCCTTGCCGGTTTTCTCGCACTAAAACTGCTGCGGTACTTTCTGGGTTTTCAGCAAATAATTCAATTACCCGCAATCCTATCAACTGAACGGTATTATAAATATCGCGGGGCGTATAAATTTCTAAGCCATGACCGACTGGATCTGGGTTCGCATTTGCTTGCGGATCTCCCACATCAACCGGGTGAATTTGCTGCTCCTCAAAAGGCGGTTCACTTCCCGCTAAATGAGAACTATTCACCCATTTTAAGACAAAATTAGCCGCATCAATAATAATTTGAGAACTGCGACCGGCCTCATACATTTTCACGCGCCGGTTTTCAGTCGCGCAATCCTTACAGAATTCCCGAAAGTATTTGGGATCGGCAGGGGTAAATGTAGAATTAATTGCTTGATTTGGATCTCCCACTCGCACTAAATTTAAATTTGGGAATTGGGCAAGGCTGCGCCAACCTAAAGGTATGGGCATGATGGGGAATTGGGGATTGGTTAGTTTCCCTGTCTCTACAACTCTCCCTTTCCGCGACTGAGTTGCGAGGATTTCTAGTAACCGCGTTTGCAAGGGTGAAGAATCTTGCGCTTCATCTTCAAAAACGGCAAAGACTTGATTTTGCCACAATTGCCTTGCCCCTTCATTTTCAAGGACACGCAAGGCAGCTAAAATCATGTCATCGTAATCGATAAAATCACGGGCTTGCAGCAAATTTTGATAATTTTCATATAAGCCGGCGGCAATGGTTAAAATCTCATATTCATCCTCTGAAATACCCTCACTCATCGTGAATAAATCTTGCGGTAAGCAACCCGATGATTTGGCTTCGTGAATCACGGTCATTGCCAAATTTGGCAAGACTTCTGTGCGTAAAACAGATTGCCGGCGTAGCCTTTCTGTTTCCTCTCCATCAAATTGACGCCCTTCCAATAATCTTTGATACCGGCGCGGATTTGCAGCGATCCACTGTTCCACACAAGTGCGAATTAGCCGGTGATTTTGGGTTGGCGTTACTAGCGTGGCAGTATCAAGGCTTAAATGTGAAAGTTCTGGATGACG contains the following coding sequences:
- a CDS encoding ATP-dependent helicase; protein product: MPKDSDKNITHSESADTETQALTPAALRELAMRRIREGLRSGQQQMTDWQGGPLAVSAVPGAGKSTGMAAAAALAIANNQLHTRRQLVVVTFTRAAAANIKAKIREYLKNLSLPYSGFTVNTLHGLALNIATRHPELSHLSLDTATLVTPTQNHRLIRTCVEQWIAANPRRYQRLLEGRQFDGEETERLRRQSVLRTEVLPNLAMTVIHEAKSSGCLPQDLFTMSEGISEDEYEILTIAAGLYENYQNLLQARDFIDYDDMILAALRVLENEGARQLWQNQVFAVFEDEAQDSSPLQTRLLEILATQSRKGRVVETGKLTNPQFPIMPIPLGWRSLAQFPNLNLVRVGDPNQAINSTFTPADPKYFREFCKDCATENRRVKMYEAGRSSQIIIDAANFVLKWVNSSHLAGSEPPFEEQQIHPVDVGDPQANANPDPVGHGLEIYTPRDIYNTVQLIGLRVIELFAENPESTAAVLVRENRQGEWLGNELNRQYKDKIDVYDVVQQERRSHVPAQILAMLQFLDRPHSPDYLKAALTVLVERRLIPTQDLNTLASLPEQFLYPGPLDPQPQPQPVEQARRYCCSLLRARMELPIYNLISFLALALNYNQAELATADKLAERVAQQNAGNSSMSSVLTVLSDIVSSERFEGVETDDNESLYTQAGKLTIITMHKAKGLDWDYVFLPFLHEQTIPGRLWVPPQVQFLGEFTLAEVARAKIRAGLHKKPIPDVGNAWEQAGYLKTAEEFRLLYVAMTRAKRLLWMSVAQKAPFTWNKPNNLEDKKPCPVLPALKGRFPNSVMHLSAETILGF